The sequence TTCCAAGATAGAAGGATGAGGAAAAATGAAGTTATCAGAAAGAGACACGATTAGAAATATAAAACAAGAATGACAATTACATCAAGATCTACAGAATTGTAAACGGCGGGCTCATATTCAAGTCTTGAGGTCACAGTAAAGCCGAAGTTACCTATCGATGTGCTTAGATTTTTCCCGGTAAGGTTTAACAAGAACGCGTGCACCGCAAACATAATGTGGATTTCCCTTCGACAGAATCAACCTCGCAGTGTCCGCACTCACAAAGGTTACGAAACCAAACATCCTTTTCTGCTGGCATGGGATCCTTACGTCTTGAACCTGACCGAAAGAACTATAAACAAGACCATAGAAAATGAACctcttttatgtaaaaaaagcATGTTACTTACAGTGGGAAATGACATCAACTTACGTTACCTAAAGTGATTGGAAACATCTTCCTCAGTAAAGGTACTCTCTGCGGGAAAAGTTAAATAAATCTGGCGTGAACCGCTAACGACTGGACCAGGGTCGTTTCTATCACCGTGAACATCAGTCACATATTTCGGAGCATCTTCCACCAGCACCACAGCATGCTGTCCATGAGGCCTAAATCACACATATCGAACCAACTTAATGTCCGTCTTCACTTAGAATAAACgacaaaatcaacaaaaacaatgggGCCGAATCAATCACACCTGGTAATTAGCTTAATGCTGTTTTTAAGGCGTTCAAGAACTTTCGTCAAACTATAACCGGCTTTCCCATGTCTTTGGCTTTCAGTCAGGTACCCTTCTGCTTGTAGAGTTCTTCCGTATCTCTCATAGTACATCATAGGTAGAAAAGCAATCGAAACCGGGCTGCCACCTTGAGATATTAGTAACTCTGCAATATCTTGCTCTAGTTTCTCGAGGGACCGCGGTGAAAAGGCTTGATCCTCGGCACCGACATCAAATGAATTAGGACCAAAATCATTGATGTAGGCATCGGGAAAAAATTCTTCATGTAAATACCTACAATTACTGCCATTCTTACAGAACCCTCTACTGAAATAGTGACAAGTCTTAACCGGAAAATCCATGAAGTTCAAATAATTCCGGCAACCCCTAATGCCGAAATTGTCAAATGCAGCTTCGTGACTATAGTAATCATTTGGTCCTAAACTCATTGTCTCCAACGGGTCATCAACACTAAATTGATCATTTAAACCATACTCTTCGGGTATAGGATCAGAACAAGTCATCGGCTTATTATGCACGGGCAGAGAGTTCCAATAAGGCGGTGGCACCCTTTGAATGGGGGCTGAAAATGTGCCCGGTGAAGCTGATGGAAACTGGATAGAAGGACCCGATAACGGGCTCGGGTTCATGTTTGGCGAAATTGGGGGAGAAATAACTGGTGGTGAGACTAAATTAAGAACGGCTTTGGCATTTTGAATCAAGTTGAGGATTAAGGTATCCGGCGCCATAGCCAACCGAATCATTTCATGATCAGGAAGACCCTTCAAGTAAACATACCCGACGATCTTCTGAGCTATATGTTTGGGTTCCAACTTTAAGATTCTATCATGAATTACCTTACAAGCTTGGTTTGAATCCATTTTTCATCTATTCACTGCAGACATACAGTCCATAAGTTAACTTCAAAACATCATAACTTCTCCCACaattcaaaaacataaataatggAACCAAGGAATTCAACTGAATAACACAAATCAAACACGGTGGGGTATTAGATGAATTGctataaaattctcaaactGCTTTCTTGtaacataaaattttcaaattctaaaAATCAAAAGGATAAGTAAATCATAGTCTGTAAAAGCGATGAAAAAGGCTGGAACTGTGACAGAACACTAAAACAAAACATTATCCAAAACCAGTAATAAATTGATTTCCCAGCAATGCAACATGCACCCAAAAAGAGATCTTGCCAAAAAAAATCACCCAGAAAAGAACACATGAAATCTCTATATTCTTCAACCGCATACGAACAATAATATAAACTGAAATCCCACCTATATAACACAGTATTTTGCTTTCCCAAAATGCGTGCGTGTACGTTCAAGAATTaggaatcatttgaaaacagtCTCAAGCCCTATAAAAAAAAGTACCATAAAAACACAAACCACCCATTCTGACAAATTTACAGAAACCTGTTATTTTAAGTAGTTTCAAGAAACCGAACGAGTAAACTCCGGCCGATGCATGCACTGAAGACCGAATAGGTATACAAGAACAAGTGACGAAAACTACCATCAAAATCTTGGGGGTTACCAACTGATcagaaaagaaaaacacatcactgttatatatatgtatgaacACAGTTTTGGAGTTCAAAACCTCTCGAATCTCTCTCAAAGATTCAGTGAAATCTTATCTTTCTTAAAAATGATTTGGATCAAATGCTTATCATTTCATGTAGGGGAAATGATTTGAACACTTTGATTAACATGTTTATCGcaacaataaacaaaaaaaattcctaGATTTGCGACGTGGGTTGACGACAGCTTGGTTTTCTGTTACCAAAGTACCCTCGTCCAGTTCACAAAACTTcccataaaaataataattacatttCCAAATTTCGGAAAATCCAATGTGCAGAAGTTGCAGTTGCAGCACACATGCCGCCAAAACACATCATACGTACGTGTGCTCGTCGCGAGTTTGTCCGTTTCTGTCTCCTTTGAAGGGATATCAGCCATTGGAtcgtttccttgattctttgaTATTCTTGGGACTTTGATTTCagatttaaacaaaaacaaagtaCAAGTACCTTGAGACGATTGATTATCAAGTTGACTAATTATTTCTTGTTCACATAATATTGTTTTGATAATAGACAAGTTCCCAATTTTTTTAACTATTGAATTTGTTTGTATAGGATCCATTTCAATTCACATATGTTATTGACAAAAACTCtggtgagacggtttcacagattaattttgtgggtcgaattttttatttgggtgATTCAcgtaaaagtattattttttatgctaatagtattactttttattgtgaatattgataatGTTGACCcgtcatataaataaaaattcgtgagaccgtctcacaagagacctactctatgtTATTTAGACTTTTGTTAACACGGcataacaaaattaaataattgagaGTTTAAATTCATCATCAATTAAGTaacaatattttgaattttataaaatcgcAATAACATCTATGGATCTATGGTATTCTACTTATTTCTCgttctatatatgtatataattctCTATAATTCACTTGTATATTACATGAATTGTGTAGAATATTGTAGATAGAAGTATTTATATTTGTGTAGATAGTAGAACTTTTTGGAGAGTTGATCTCAACCATTATATCAAATAGATCGTAGTCATTAATTTTAGGAACTCACTTGTATAAATAGGATGGATTAGTTATGTTGATAATATATTAGTTTTAAAGATATTTGGATCCAAATTATCCTTAATTGAGCTCCCAATCAAATTAACTGCAGATTGTTTTTTAGATATTCGAATTCAAATATaccgaaaaaaatattttattttagttaaaaaagtaggaaaaataaataaaaactatttttaaaaaatccttTGGGGCCAAGTCAAGTTGTACCTCGTTGACTAATTATTTTCTTGGCTATGTAACATTGTTTTGATTATAGACAAgttcccaaaaattttaaaaaatttatttattataataatgtcCACTACTAATGGATTTGTTTGTATAGGAGCCACTTCAATTCACATATTTTGTTTAGAGTAATCATATTTATGTAACCGAGCTCGATACTTAGTGTGTACGTAAATCTGGCTCGGTTTGGAAGAAGAAAAATAGTTGAGTTAAAAATTCGTGACCAATTAATTAACGATTtcgaatttaaattttatagagGTTTTGTGATATCTAGaactttctttttatttttcgttCTACACTTGTATATGATAGTTTTTAGTCATCTATTATAGGTAGTCACTAGTATAATTATGATggatataaaaaattttggatATGAATTCACCAAGCTACTTTTTATTGGAAATTTCAAGtaaatttaaaacttggataaaaattatgtttcaTGAATGTGAGAGTTTCTTTTGACTCTCTACATTCTTGAGTTAGTCGCGGCTCGTGATTGTATAAATTTCTTTTGACTTTCTAtgttcttgagttaattgaagacttttggttcttcatatttttgagttaattgaaatgttaatCGAGTTAATTAATATTGAATGACTTTTGGTTTGTATTTTGCCAATATACATGCCGCCAAAGAACATCCTACGTGTGCTCGTGGCGAGTTTGTTCGTTTCTGTCTCCTTAGGAGGGATAATTCTTTGATATTTTTGGAACTTTGATTTTagattataaaaaaacaaaacaaaaacaaagtaCAAATATCTTTGACAGTAGGAAATGATAATATTGATTATCAAGTTGACTGATTATTTCTTGTTTACATAATATTGTTTTAACAATAGACAAGTTCCCAATTTTTTTCCTAAATAATTTGTTTGTATAGGGTCCATTTCAATTCACATATGTTATTTAGACATTTATTAACTGgagaaacaaaaataattgaattcATGATCAAGTAATTAacaatattttgaatttgaattttttaaaatctataaatatataGAATTCTCTACAATTCACTTGTACATATAAGAATTGTGTAGAATATTGTAGATAAAAGTATTTAGATTTGTGCAGATAGTAAAATCTTATGGAGAGTTGATGAATATAAAATTTTCGGATATGAATTCACCAAGATACCTTTTTCGATATCAATTGAGATGTGGCGGAGTTGATGCTTGACGTGATTACATCTGttgataatatattaatttttaagatatttGGTTTTTggaataatttataaattaacaaaaataatcaatatGTTGAATAGATATTGGGAAGATGATAtaagaataggtctcttgtgagacggtctcacgaatctttatctgtgagacgggtcaatcttaccgatattcacaataaaaagtaatactcttagcataaaaagtaatattttttcattgatgacccaaataagatatctgtctcacaaaatacgacccatgagaccgtctcacacaagtttttgtcatgatCTAAGTGTATTCAATTCAGAGTTTTGATgactttttcaaatgatagacttttatggatttgatagatttttattgacttttatggaTTCTCACATATTTTTAAACAGATTTATGTGAATTCATGTAGacttttttgcaagatttttatagacttttgtgatttttttttatagaattttataaattttgtacttaattaaaacatattattttttattaattttttcgaaccaataattaattgacatatataacatattcagtttgaaatagtttttcaatatttatattaataaataaatatacttatttaaaagttaaatcatttaatccttaCATGTGTATGTATGTGGATTTGTAtgcatgtttgtaaattttttaaaatacatcaattgattaatctgtaatcttgtttttgaattgataatatacatatgaaaagaatattatttagcattgtgtggatataattttgtataaaaatatcatagcttatatattaattgaaaatgctaaaaaaaattatggttgTTGCGAGgctattcaattattaaaattaagcGACATTTTTtggatcatattttattattattgaatattacgTTAAtatgtataaatcataaattaaaaatcacaaaatcaattctagaattcaaaatttcttatgatattaaaaaaaaaaattattaaatgtacaatcaaccaaaaaatgaaaaatttgaaaagaaaatatgaaaatatatataaagatacaattcgaaaatttgagagaattaTAAAGATAGATGAGAGGAGAGAAGATAAGAAGAGAGGTGATGTAAAGCGACAAAGAGATAAATAAATAGTTTGTGTATGTGtttgaagttttaaaaatccatccaaatctttgggttgaaccaaatacaatttttaacaatttatagTTGTAGCTTAAActttaatgtttgtatgttgATGAATTCCATGAAGCTATTAAAagtttattgaaaatttgaatatctatagacttttatagagtttttaaaagtcaatgttAAATAtcacttgactttttaaaactctatgaaagtttattttgaatACCACTAGACTTCTATGGAATATATAAAAGTCTTAATTAAATACATCGAgacttttaaaatctaaaaaaaaatcattaaaagtcaataaatcTCTTATATTAAACACACCTCCTAAGATTATAGGCAAATATAATGCCTAATTTATTGTGCCGATGTCAATTTCAAACAACTAGACAAATGCAACCTTCGATGTTTGGGTGATGTCAATTTGCTGTCCAAAGGAACACAGCTAataactattaaaaaaaattacagctCGAATGATTAGGAAgaataaatagaaaattatttaaaaaattgaatggGAATTTTGGTTAATTCAAGGTGGTAGAGGACCGTTTCAAAAAACAAGATGATGCAAATATGATTATATAATTCAGCTAAAATAgaggaaaatcattttttatattattaaaaagtatttaatttttttggattttttgacAATTAAGAGGGAAAAgggttattaaataattgtggGTTGATTATCTGCAAAGTAAATCAGAAAATTGTATTCGGTTTATTGCATTTTGATGCACAATATTTAGTATTTGActgtaaaaattgaaaatattctatattttttgtttgatgTTTATTGATTAGTCCAAATCAGTTGATGCATATTTTTAAAGTTATATTTCTTCAATTGGAATATTATTCCTTTTTgtgatgaatttattttttttcctatatGGAATTGAATTTTTTTGCAAGTACGATGATGTTTACTTTATGTTTTAATGCTGAATTGTTctgtatattttgtttttttatgtataaattGTACGGAAAGTAGACAAGGTTGATGATCTTCAGTACTGGAATTGATTTATGTTGTTTTTGTTTCCAATCtgatttaatgaaaaaaatagaaaaaaattagaaatattatGCATGGATACCGATGCGTAGTTTTTGTACTTATTTTATCATACAATTgaagttatttaattttttgaaatacgAATTATgagtatatgatttttttttatgtgtagGATGAAATGTTTAAGTTGTTGGAATGAAGCACCCGAAGACGAATGCTGCATGCCGAGCTAGTCAGTCAGGCTGAGCAAACTCTCTTAATTGATCGGGTTGATCCTTCTTCATCTAGTCAGGCTCCAGATCTTACACTTTCCATTATATCTCCACCGACTGGATCCAAATAAATTCCAAGTATTATGCAGTCTCCAGAGATAGAAATTCCATATGAACTGATCTTGAATGACATAACTCTAGTCTGACTTCAATTGAACATAATATCATGACATTAAAGAATAGTAAGTTAGATTCTTACGACGTGATTGATCAGCTCAAGGACAAAATGCTCAAAGAAATATCTTTTCTCTTCGAGAATGTGATTGATATCTTAATGAAGCTAGAatcaataaagaaaacacaagCTGTCACGATTGACAGTCTTTCTGAACAAATGCGGATGAGTAATTTTCAGTTATCCACAAAGATTTATGGTGGTACTTGAATTTCTTAAAGACCCTAGCGTTGACAAAAATGGGAAAGATGGTCAGAAAAAAGAATTAGTACACAACGGTGAGCCTATACAGAAGAAAGATCACTCTAAACCCTCTGATTCTAGCAACAAGTTTGAATCCAATAAGCCTTGTTCAGAATCTAGTAAATACTCAAGAAGTCACAAAGATGACGTGCCATAACGATTGTCATATTTGAAAACGAGTatcatattcaaattttcaaaggtTTGAATATGTGCATGAAATATGCCAGTTTGAATATGTTTCAGACTTTATAATACACTTTCAATACTCTCTTTAAATACTCTGAATTTCTAAGTTCAAAAGAGTTTAACTTATCGGTCATATTTTGAAGCACAAGCTTAGTGTTTATATCAGATAATTGACAATCAATTGTGCTAAGTATATTTTGTTCAAAAAACACGTGTAACTGATAATAAGAATCTTACTGATTATATTGTTTAAGTTGTCAGAACAACTGAAGGTTTTAGTAGGTCATTGATAAGCACTGCTAAAGTGAGTTATTGGAAATTGATTTTGACCGccaaagtcttctagtaaaatcatttctaaaaaaaataagggGAAACATAGGAGTACTTAATCATCCGAACTTCCATAGTTATTTGTTTTGTGCATTTGCTTCAATTTTGCTAGCCTATCTATTCTTGAGCCTCACCATTTATTGTTGAAACCGATTCAGTAAGCCTTTTCCGTATAGTATAAATGTTGGTTTATTGAAGTATTGCCGACAAGAATTACAACTTAAGTGTTGCTAACCCAACcaagttttaaatattttgtaaagattgtttattcaaCCTTTTCTAATACATCTCTCGGTCATAACAACAAAGATTGTTGAGAAACCATAAGaagatttacaaaaaattattaaataaatatcacTAATAAGTAACTATAGGGATATTTGTAGCACACCaccatgatttttttatttatataatataaatataataatagataacataaataataatgatagaTATTATGTATTAACAAATTAATAAGTATATATATTACAAAAGGCAAACTTAGATTACATTGAGAGTTATGGacatattttttaagaaaatatttaacagTGTGTTTGGATGCCTAAaattttggatttggatttggaaatagaatttgatttagaaatcCATGGATTTAGAATTTCATCTTGTGTttggtttgaaatttaaaaattctatttagaatttattttttgtttggaaaaacaagatttgaatttggaaatttaaaatcttactaaaataatcttaattatcatttaaataaatcaatatttaaaacacattattcacattattaaaaaaattgaaaaattaaaattaattttatcatatatttccttatatcatttcaattataattttgtgTTACATAAACTACATAaactctcatataattaattaactatggTTAATGAACAcaaaatgaattattaaaataaaataatcaaacataacatataaatattcaaatttaaattctacgaaataaattatttcaaaattaaacatTCAACGACAtcctaattttataaatataaaactaaattattatttaataatgacAATTATAAGAAAGGATCTCAAGAATCaaatatgcaaaataaaaaataaataaatttgtcatTTAATCCAACCATGACATATAAAGATGGTAGAAagatgataattaaaattttttgttatagATATTTTTTAGGTTTATTCAGATTCAAATTCCATCAAATCTAACCAATTTTTGAGAATATTTGCTTCCAAACATGGGGTAAAGGGCCAAATACTAATGCCGTCGACGACTCTGTATTGGACCGACAAGCGAACCCGTTGACTGAAACTTGCTCCTGTCAAGATTCCGCAGCTCTTCGATTTTCTGGCTTCTTTCCTTTATTCGGTGGACATAGGAAACGGAAAATTTCTTCGGAGGAGGCAAGTCGCTCTTTTCTCCGGCCTTCGCTTCT comes from Primulina huaijiensis isolate GDHJ02 chromosome 5, ASM1229523v2, whole genome shotgun sequence and encodes:
- the LOC140976799 gene encoding zinc finger CCCH domain-containing protein 18-like isoform X1; protein product: MDSNQACKVIHDRILKLEPKHIAQKIVGYVYLKGLPDHEMIRLAMAPDTLILNLIQNAKAVLNLVSPPVISPPISPNMNPSPLSGPSIQFPSASPGTFSAPIQRVPPPYWNSLPVHNKPMTCSDPIPEEYGLNDQFSVDDPLETMSLGPNDYYSHEAAFDNFGIRGCRNYLNFMDFPVKTCHYFSRGFCKNGSNCRYLHEEFFPDAYINDFGPNSFDVGAEDQAFSPRSLEKLEQDIAELLISQGGSPVSIAFLPMMYYERYGRTLQAEGYLTESQRHGKAGYSLTKVLERLKNSIKLITRPHGQHAVVLVEDAPKYVTDVHGDRNDPGPVVSGSRQIYLTFPAESTFTEEDVSNHFSSFGQVQDVRIPCQQKRMFGFVTFVSADTARLILSKGNPHYVCGARVLVKPYREKSKHIDRKYQEPYYYHSHPMDHDSEFQATGLESSWLFRRQLMEEDKSALQLETMRLSQLQLSGKHLTTQSCLGYSMDDLKFPKGQAKFQSTDRQNYCFDVVNHGSTSDKYTTNNCSDQESALGLDLPDSPFTRDL
- the LOC140976799 gene encoding zinc finger CCCH domain-containing protein 18-like isoform X2, with the translated sequence MDSNQACKVIHDRILKLEPKHIAQKIVGYVYLKGLPDHEMIRLAMAPDTLILNLIQNAKAVLNLVSPPVISPPISPNMNPSPLSGPSIQFPSASPGTFSAPIQRVPPPYWNSLPVHNKPMTCSDPIPEEYGLNDQFSVDDPLETMSLGPNDYYSHEAAFDNFGIRGCRNYLNFMDFPVKTCHYFSRGFCKNGSNCRYLHEEFFPDAYINDFGPNSFDVGAEDQAFSPRSLEKLEQDIAELLISQGGSPVSIAFLPMMYYERYGRTLQAEGYLTESQRHGKAGYSLTKVLERLKNSIKLITRPHGQHAVVLVEDAPKYVTDVHGDRNDPGPVVSGSRQIYLTFPAESTFTEEDVSNHFSSFGQVQDVRIPCQQKRMFGFVTFVSADTARLILSKGNPHYVCGARVLVKPYREKSKHIDRKYQEPYYYHSHPMDHDSEFQARLESSWLFRRQLMEEDKSALQLETMRLSQLQLSGKHLTTQSCLGYSMDDLKFPKGQAKFQSTDRQNYCFDVVNHGSTSDKYTTNNCSDQESALGLDLPDSPFTRDL